One Festucalex cinctus isolate MCC-2025b chromosome 1, RoL_Fcin_1.0, whole genome shotgun sequence genomic region harbors:
- the LOC144019426 gene encoding uncharacterized protein LOC144019426 isoform X19 translates to MPRGKAYHRSESNRWKLSERPFDLELRKPRTYARRGTGYRHKVQEWPISTLTGRSHKLVIPAESPDKKFVLLIGDSHLRSIADGYVEMPKGYLDFGVMSTPGANAAELTVEVEHADVPTPDVVCLLAPSNNLTASRTPEEAGVDFYKLLFTVSNRWPNKVFVLDFPPRLNVDVAQQDFFRQEFHRISVRMGIKYLSTVASFPLTKLKLWSKDGVHLSDDHGMNILAQLIWDGANQQLARPASPSTTEGLSRPPSPTFTPKIVVKGKTVVPRGLDPFKWILVGPGGKRKQDEKLERSRGVACKKIKIEEEEEEIVLKECFIPLTPVWFSGEMLEAMNQLVPADLSSRVERRVVPKVVPKGKKEALIAKYGPRVTASKRTLANSQRKLKQSCDVRHKKRKFQHEDVLKECFIPLTRVPLSSATLDAMDEAVPKQSWADVVRYGRRVGASKSLTAQATQSPVVDESLASSSTANEILQEEATQSPVVDESLSSSSTANEALQEEATQSPVVDDSLSSSSTANEVLQEEATQSPVVDESLASSSTANEALQEELQSKEVSHMQHTPRISPKSIQTKTTGDANKSVRFVLESDITLESLLTDLNTSESHSYTEGSNINPISFGHDRCLNGSFHQGDSRLNHPGKQCMAIAYVGLAKHTISSVFSWCSTDLDEVVVLGDSLYTWLRNNNKISGSNDYLNGDELPKQLVLEGKKIQFENVIIAQGFLSMVNKTKIEEGGGVTLLGGLRTICDEVEACLLTMGCYTSAIICQNGQYAVLDSHARSACGMPDTGGKSVIVYFSRLQDVYGHICNLIKMTCEGQTLFEFSGLRVEQTGSYEKSIEGLEIIVLDSPLLMKSSMSLRTNISKTLKSHDDASFNANVLKSHNSTTLNADVLKSHDATALNTDVQFVGNMPYRNMEISSKIIQRETTIAHTNGSNDNFHPMSLGAPSVSSDGHEETVSQQRKMSLRSSVSKTLKSHDAASLDADIQFVGCVTSKTMQFEPIGKETALAICTRLKLEFEKPDAPESATVGLLGIPCQKEKIVNDGNCFFRAVAQAVSGSQKNHRKIRLAVVKQMESNAVKYKTFLRREYSSVEEYIKKSKMRNVGSWATEVEIQAAADCLGVNIFTYLHDKWLQYSSNSKQGIYLENCNGNHYETVICVHNAQLQSCYGFCKVETSDAKAYNFRWQNIIPASCINLETKTIDTAETIANNYSKYLMEKYKHQKKMKYQDNMLHRQNVRDMSMKAYHQNPEKKKEISMKAYHQNPDKKRKISMKAYHQNPDKKRKISMKAYYQNPDKKRKISMKAYYQNPDKKRKISMKAYYQNPEKKKEISMKAYDQNPEKKKEISMKAYHQNPEKKKEISMKAYHQNPLLKEKKKERSINKYRQNTLHKGKVKEMSIKKYRQNTLHKEKVKEMSIKKYRQNTLHKEKVKEISIKKYRQNAFHKEKVKEMSIKKYRQNAFHKEKVKEMSIKKYRQNALHRQNVKLRSTNKYHNNPEHKKNVKVANKLRMQNFKEKLNQFDFVMENFLDKVKNGPEFVCSVCHRLMFKRQVSYCKRDHYKKMSSAIELIANKCITEEYLHKCNEDCVVPCKVLESARGQLWICFTCNSKIMKGEIPPECVINNLTVQPIPPKLSCLNSLEQHLIALHIPFMKMLALPKGGQNGVHGPVTCVPANIVQTNNLLPRSNMEGSLLPVKLKRKITYKGHYEYQFVDTMRIRQALQYLKQTNVHYKDIHFNEAWINEFCRKQDEVVENVNNTHVGSGEKSAGVEDELLHDRQQHCMFQDTCLMPVDIGQEALDQYFDNVLNLAPAEGNNPVKLLSDHTNEAKCFPVLFPQGQNTYYDSRPYRLTLARYFNNRILHADGRFAQNVEYIFFAQYMVEIEQVMSNVSIALRKGNKGQTCQRLSDDLLNNEESLKTLLQCDEGYRFLKPIRGTPAFWQKVQRDLIACVRQLGVPTWFCSFSSADLRWQTLLYSILKTEGRTQTVEDLEWADKCELLRHNPVAAARYFDFRWHIFLREVIMSDSNPIGKILDYFHRVEFQQRGSPHTHCFFWIFKAPQIDKNTDEEVCEFIDKYVTCELPSDDESLLDTVKSVQEHSKQHTKTCKKKGTDCRFHYPKPASLRTFICRCKTDEHGKTQCKCKEDNTANVAECTCENEGQKHPAPAKEIMKAIKTALSDKNASYNTVEDLFESLGIDQAMFEDAYQCISRNTHVVLKRDVNEVWVNPYNKSLLKCWNANMDIQFVIDAYACIVYIISYISKSEREMGLLLSNAQREAAKEGNISAKDALKNLGSVYLHNREVCAQEAVYRLTNMHLKECSRKVVFVPTGDNQVKMSLPLNVLRQKAASQNLTTEDMWMTSNVDRYQNRPNDLAFNDMCMATFASEYRVLSKNEKSKNRIKLNNDYGFITKRTRTKPAVVRYMRFSETKNPESFYQSMLQLFLPYRVEAQLKPPNCELFEQFYKNGQMMFSDGSRHSVKSVVDLNRSKFEIEANELETVQNMIDSDGVLENAWCELFPEQELERLECEEERKNKDQTVDEHVENIPDLAVSNQKIAHLEKRNNILSRSDGLALIRSLNETQLSVFYQIRQWCLEKVAGKNPDPLHVFITGGAGTGKSHLIKAIQYEATRLLSTLCRLPDNICVLITAPTGIAAYNLHASTIHHTFSIGKDCRLPYTPLGEEKLNSLRANYSDLQLLIIDEISMVDHKMLSYIHGRLRQIKQTGDLYPFGKVSVIAVGDFFQLPPVKGKPLYVDDVGFNLWFDRFRVVELTDIVRQKDHVFAELLNRIRTRSKGSPMLKTDIEALKRCETGEESTALHIFPTNKQVNEYNIQQLIKICPEYIEIGAQDFVLNKKNGKLELKSRHHANANDTCLAEKLLLGKDARVMLCKNVDVTDGLVNGVCGTVTHIVTSPNERFPQKVYVKFDDDQVGAQRRKQSAGSNPSVSMGSTAVEPEEERVTKQGGLRRQFPLKLAWACTIHKVQGITVDKVVVSLKKVFSAGQAYVALSRVTSLPGLVIQDFEDKALYCKDNIKDAIESMPKFLVENMTKPNLNTHTFSVFMMNVQNLPCHVADLVLRTQHLQLNCIAVTETWLPDAFSLETVKIDGYSFHSAPRSLAYSGNNPTLVALQQQQHGGVGMYVEHNTEYHILKLPNVNLECLAYQCVTYNILVAIIYRPPSYPMFLFKENFGKLLDWLDPLSNTIAIMGDFNEDLLKSSTIHKLVTDKGYTQLVTQPTTEKGTLIDHVYVKTTNYDVQSIVLPTYFSDHEGVLCSFTSK, encoded by the exons GAAGAGGCAGGAGTGGATTTCTACAAACTCCTTTTCACTGTCTCAAATCGTTGGCCTAATAAG GTGTTTGTTCTGGACTTTCCTCCGCGTCTTAACGTGGATGTGGCTCAACAGGATTTCTTCCGTCAGGAGTTTCATCGCATCTCAGTGCGAATGG ggatCAAGTACTTGTCTACTGTTGCGTCCTTCCCGTTGACGAAGTTGAAGCTGTGGAGCAAAGATGGT GTCCACTTGAGTGATGATCATGGGATGAACATCCTTGCACAGTTGATTTGGGATGGTGCCAATCag CAACTTGCAAGACCTGCATCACCATCCACCACAGAAGGTCTTTCAAGGCCACCATCACCAACATTTACTCCTAAGATTGTGGTGAAGGGAAAGACTGTGGTTCCGCGTGGACTTGACCCTTTCAAGTGGATTCTTGTTGGACCAGGCGGGAAG AGGAAACAAGATGAGAAACTTGAGCGCTCCCGTGGTGTGGCTTGCAAAAAGATCAAgattgaggaagaggaggaagag ATTGTGCTTAAGGAGTGTTTCATCCCTCTGACCCCAGTTTGGTTCAGTGGTGAAATGTTGGAAGCAATGAATCAGTTAGTTCCTGCAGATCTCTCGAGCCGTGTGGAGCGCAGAGTGGTTCCAAAAGTGGTTCCAAAGGGGAAAAAG gaAGCGTTGATTGCAAAATATGGCCCCAGGGTTACTGCTTCCAAGAGGACACTGGCAAATTCGCAG AGGAAACTTAAGCAGTCCTGCGATGTGCGCCACAAAAAGAGGAAGTTTCAGCACGAG GATGTGCTGAAGGAATGTTTCATCCCTCTGACCAGAGTTCCGCTCAGCAGTGCAACTTTGGATGCGATGGATGAGGCTGTTCCAAAG caatCTTGGGCAGATGTTGTACGATATGGCCGCAGGGTTGGTGCTTCCAAGAGTCTGACGGCACag gcaaCACAAAGCCCAGTGGTGGATGAGAGTCTGGCTTCTTCCAGTACTGCGAATGAGATtctgcaggaggag gcaaCACAAAGCCCAGTGGTCGATGAGAGTCTGTCTTCTTCCAGTACTGCGAATGAGGCtctgcaggaggag gcaaCACAAAGCCCAGTGGTGGATGACAGTCTGTCTTCTTCCAGTACTGCGAATGAGGTtctgcaggaggag gcaaCACAAAGCCCAGTGGTGGATGAGAGTCTGGCTTCTTCCAGTACTGCGAATGAGGCtctgcaggaggag TTGCAGAGCAAGGAGGTTTCCCACATGCAGCATACGCCCAGGATCAGTCCCAAGAGCATCCAAACTAAGACTACAGGTGACGCTAATAAATCTGTGCGCTTCGTTTTGGAGTCAGATATTACACTTGAATCACTGCTGACTGATTTGAATACATCTGAGAGTCATTCATACACTGAGGGTTCCAACATCAATCCAATTTCCTTTGGTCATGACAGATGTTTGAATGGATCTTTTCATCAGGGAGACAGTCGGTTGAACCATCCGGGCAAGCAGTGTATGGCTATAGCTTATGTGGGTCTAGCAAAGCACACGATTAGCAGTGTGTTTTCATGGTGCTCCACAGATTTAGACGAAGTTGTTGTTTTAGGTGACAGTTTGTACACGTGGTTgcgcaacaacaacaagatcAGCGGGTCTAATGATTATTTAAATGGTGACGAATTACCCAAGCAGCTTGTTCTTGAAGGAAAGAAAATTCagtttgaaaatgtaattataGCACAGGGTTTTCTATCCATGGTAAACAAAACCAAGATTGAGGAGGGTGGAGGTGTCACTCTTTTAGGTGGACTGCGTACGATTTGTGATGAAGTTGAGGCGTGTTTGCTGACAATGGGCTGTTATACATCTGCTATTATTTGTCAAAACGGACAATATGCAGTGTTGGATTCCCACGCCCGCAGCGCCTGTGGAATGCCAGATACTGGCGGTAAAAGTGTCATTGTTTACTTTAGTCGCCTTCAAGATGTTTATGGTCATATATGtaatttgatcaaaatgacctgtgaaggtcaaacattgttCGAGTTTTCAGGTTTGCGTGTTGAACAGACGGGCTCATATGAAAAGTCTATTGAGGGTCTTGAAATAATTGTATTGGATTCTCCTCTATTAATGAAATCAAGTATGTCATTGAGAACTAACATTTCAAAGACACTGAAAAGTCATGATGACGCTTCATTTAATGCAAATGTACTGAAAAGTCATAATTCCACTACACTTAATGCAGATGTACTAAAAAGTCATGATGCCACTGCACTTAATACAGACGTTCAGTTTGTGGGTAATATGCCTTATAGAAACATGGAAATCAGTTCCAAAATTATCCAAAGAGAGACCACTATTGCACACACTAATGGATCCAATGATAATTTCCATCCAATGTCCTTGGGAGCACCAAGTGTTTCTTCAGATGGTCATGAAGAGACTGTATCGCAACAACGTAAGATGTCATTGAGAAGTAGCGTTTCAAAGACATTGAAAAGTCATGATGCCGCTTCTCTCGATGCAGACATTCAGTTTGTGGGTTGTGTGACTTCTAAAACCATGCAGTTTGAGCCTATTGGTAAAGAAACTGCACTAGCAATATGTACACGGCTTAAATTGGAGTTTGAGAAACCGGATGCACCCGAGTCTGCAACTGTTGGTTTATTAGGAATCCCATGCCAAAAAGAGAAAATTGTGAATGATGGGAACTGTTTCTTTCGAGCAGTCGCTCAAGCTGTGAGTGGCTCACAAAAGAACCACAGAAAAATCAGACTAGCGGTTGTTAAACAAATGGAATCTAATGCAGTTaagtataaaacatttttaagacgCGAATACTCTTCAGTGGAagagtatataaaaaaatcaaaaatgcgAAACGTTGGTAGTTGGGCTACTGAAGTAGAGATCCAGGCAGCGGCAGATTGTTTAGGAgttaatatatttacatatttacatgACAAGTGGCTACAATATAGTTCAAACTCAAAACAGGGAATTTATTTGGAAAATTGCAACGGTAATCATTATGAAACAGTTATATGTGTACATAATGCTCAACTGCAGAGCTGTTACGGTTTCTGTAAAGTTGAAACATCCGACGCCAAAGCATACAATTTCCGGTGGCAAAATATAATCCCAGCTTCATGCATAAATTTAGAAACTAAGACAATAGACACTGCTGAGActattgccaataattattccAAGTACTTGATGGAGAAATACAAACatcaaaagaaaatgaaatatcAGGATAACATGTTGCACAGGCAAAATGTTAGGGACATGAGTATGAAGGCATATCAccaaaatccagaaaaaaagaaggaaatcaGTATGAAGGCATATCACCAAAATCCAGACAAAAAGCGGAAAATCAGTATGAAGGCATATCACCAAAATCCAGACAAAAAGCGGAAAATCAGTATGAAGGCATATTACCAAAATCCAGACAAAAAGCGGAAAATCAGTATGAAGGCATATTACCAAAATCCAGACAAAAAGCGGAAAATCAGTATGAAGGCATATTAccaaaatccagaaaaaaagaaggaaatcaGTATGAAGGCATATGAccaaaatccagaaaaaaagaaggaaatcaGTATGAAGGCATATCAccaaaatccagaaaaaaagaaggaaatcaGTATGAAGGCATATCACCAAAATCCTTtgcttaaagaaaaaaagaaagaaaggagcaTAAATAAATATCGCCAAAACACATTACATAAAggaaaagtgaaagaaatgagcATAAAGAAATATCGCCAAAACACATTACataaagaaaaagtgaaagaaatgagcATAAAGAAATATCGCCAAAACACATTACataaagaaaaagtgaaagaaataaGCATAAAGAAATATCGCCAAAACGCATTCCataaagaaaaagtgaaagaaatgagcATAAAGAAATATCGCCAAAACGCATTCCataaagaaaaagtgaaagaaatgagcATAAAGAAATATCGCCAAAACGCATTGCACAGGCAAAATGTCAAACTCAGAAGTACAAACAAATACCATAATAATCCTGAACAcaagaaaaatgtaaaagtaGCCAACAAATTGAGGATGcaaaattttaaagaaaagttAAATCAGTTTGATTTCGTGATGGAAAATTTTCTTGATAAAGTTAAAAATGGGCCAGAATTTGTGTGTAGTGTCTGCCATAGATTGATGTTTAAACGTCAGGTTTCATACTGTAAAAGGGATCATTATAAAAAAATGAGTAGCGCAATAGAGTTAATAGCAAACAAATGCATAACTGAAGAATATTTACACAAATGTAATGAGGACTGTGTAGTGCCATGCAAAGTGTTAGAGTCAGCTAGAGGGCAGCTTTGGATTTGCTTCACATGTAATAGTAAGATTATGAAAGGTGAAATACCTCCTGAATGCGTAATTAACAACTTGACAGTTCAACCAATTCCACCCAAATTATCATGTTTGAATAGCTTGGAACAACATTTGATTGCTTTACATATACCATTTATGAAAATGCTAGCATTACCTAAAGGCGGGCAAAATGGAGTACATGGACCAGTGACATGTGTTCCAGCAAATATTGTGCAAACAAACAACTTACTGCCTCGTTCTAATATGGAAGGGTCTTTATTGCCTGTAAAACTGAAGCGTAAGATAACATATAAAGGTCATTATGAATATCAATTTGTTGACACGATGCGCATACGACAGGcgttacagtatttaaaacaaacaaatgttcatTATAAAGATATACATTTTAATGAAGCCTGGATAAATGAGTTTTGTAGAAAACAGGACGAAGTTGTTGAAAATGTCAATAATACTCACGTTGGAAGTGGCGAAAAATCTGCAGGTGTTGAAGACGAGCTTTTGCATGATAGACAGCAACATTGTATGTTCCAAGACACCTGTCTAatgcctgttgatattggtcaggaAGCGCTCGATCAGTACTTTGACAATGTATTGAATTTGGCACCAGCAGAAGGGAATAATCCAGTTAAACTTCTTTCTGACCATACAAATGAAGCCAAATGCTTCCCAGTGCTATTTCCACAAGGGCAAAATACATACTATGATAGTAGACCATATCGACTTACACTGGCGCGTTACTTCAATAACAGAATTTTACATGCTGATGGTAGGTTTgcacaaaatgttgaatatatCTTTTTTGCCCAGTACATGGTTGAGATTGAACAGGTTATGTCTAATGTCTCCATAGCATTGCGCAAAGGAAACAAAGGTCAAACATGTCAAAGGCTGAGCGATGATCTGTTGAACAATGAAGAATCTTTGAAAACGTTATTGCAGTGTGATGAAGGTTATCGTTTCCTTAAACCTATAAGAGGTACCCCTGCTTTTTGGCAGAAAGTACAACGAGACCTGATTGCCTGTGTTCGTCAgcttggtgttcctacctggttttgttcattttcttcaGCTGATCTGCGATGGCAAACCCTtctctacagtattttgaaaacCGAAGGTAGAACACAGACAGTGGAAGACTTGGAATGGGCAGACAAATGTGAACTTCTGCGTCACAATCCTGTTGCTGCAGCAAGATATTTTGATTTTCGGTGGCATATCTTTTTGCGAGAGGTGATTATGTCAGATTCAAATCCAATTGGTAAAATCCTGGATTACTTTCATAGGGTGGAATTTCAACAACGTGGTTCACCTCATACTCATTGCTTTTTTTGGATTTTCAAAGCTCCACAGattgacaaaaacacagatgaagAAGTCTGTGAATTTATAGACAAATATGTAACGTGTGAATTACCTTCAGATGATGAGTCATTGTTAGACACAGTCAAATCTGTGCAGGAGCATTCAAAGCAACatacaaaaacgtgtaaaaagaAAGGCACAGATTGTCGTTTTCATTATCCCAAGCCAGCATCTCTTAGGACGTTTATTTGTCGATGCAAAACTGATGAACATGGCAAAACTCAATGCAAGTGTAAGGAAGACAACACAGCTAATGTAGCCGAATGTACATGTGAAAATGAAGGTCAGAAACATCCTGCCCCAGCAAAAGAAATTATGAAAGCAATTAAGACTGCTCTTTCTGATAAAAATGCAAGCTACAACACTGTTGAAGATTTGTTTGAAAGCCTCGGTATAGATCAAGCAATGTTTGAAGATGCATATCAATGCATTAGTCGAAATACACACGTTGTTCTGAAAAGGGATGTAAACGAGGTTTGGGTAAATCCTTACAACAAGTCACTGCTAAAATGTTGGAATGCAAACATGGACATACAGTTCGTTATTGATGCATACGCATGCATAGTATACATTATTTCTTACATTTCAAAGTCAGAACGAGAAATGGGACTACTGTTAAGTAATGCACAAAGAGAAGCAGCAAAAGagggaaatatttcagccaaggATGCCTTGAAAAATCTGGGCAGTGTGTACCTACATAACCGAGAGGTGTGCGCTCAAGAGGCAGTTTACCGCTTAACAAATATGCATCTGAAGGAATGCTCAAGGAAAGTTGTATTTGTACCAACAGGGGACAATCAAGTGAAAATGAGTTTGCCTTTAAATGTGTTAAGACAAAAGGCGGCATCACAAAATCTTACCACGGAAGACATGTGGATGACCAGTAATGTTGACCGGTATCAAAATAGACCAAATGACCTTGCATTTAACGATATGTGTATGGCGACATTTGCatcagaatatcgtgttttGAGTAAGAATGAGAAATCCAAAAACCGAATTAAACTAAACAATGATTATGGTTTCATCACTAAAAGAACACGTACAAAACCCGCAGTAGTTCGTTATATGCGCTTTTCTGAGACTAAAAATCCAGAGTCGTTTTATCAAAGCATGCTGCAGTTGTTTTTGCCATATCGGGTAGAAGCGCAGCTAAAACCTCCAAACTGTGAGTTATTTGAACAGTTTTATAAAAATGGTCAAATGATGTTCAGTGATGGTTCAAGACATTCTGTCAAGTCGGTTGTCGATTTGAACAGAAGTAAATTTGAAATTGAAGCAAATGAATTGGAAACTGTCCAGAATATGATTGATTCTGATGGGGTTTTAGAAAATGCCTGGTGTGAGCTGTTTCCTGAGCAAGAGCTAGAGCGGTTAGAATGTGAGGAGGAACGGAAAAACAAAGACCAGACCGTTGACGAACATGTAGAAAATATTCCTGATTTAGCTGTAAGTAACCAAAAAATTGCACATTTGGAAAAGCGAAATAACATCTTGAGCAGAAGTGACGGCTTGGCTTTAATTCGATCTctcaacgagacacagctgtcTGTTTTCTATCAGATTCGACAGTGGTGTTTAGAAAAGGTTGCAGGGAAAAATCCTGATCCATTACATGTATTCATTACAGGTGGTGCCGGGACAGGAAAAAGCCACCTAATAAAAGCTATTCAGTATGAAGCAACAAGATTGTTGTCAACACTCTGCCGCCTTCCTGACAACATTTGTGTTTTGATAACTGCTCCAACAGGAATTGCTGCATACAAtttgcatgcatcaactattcATCACACATTTAGCATCGGCAAAGATTGTCGCTTACCTTACACACCATTGGGGGAAGAAAAGCTCAACTCCTTACGTGCTAACTATAGTGATTTACAGCTGCTCATAATTGATGAAATATCAATGGTTGATCACAAAATGCTATCATACATTCATGGCAGATTAAgacaaattaaacaaaccggTGACCTTTACCCCTTTGGTAAAGTAAGCGTAATTGCTGTTGGAGATTTTTTCCAACTACCTCCAGTAAAAGGAAAACCTCTGTATGTAGATGATGTCGGTTTTAACTTGTGGTTTGATCGATTTAGAGTTGTGGAACTGACAGACATCGTCAGGCAGAAAGACCACGTGTTTGCCGAGTTGCTGAACAGAATAAGAACTCGTTCCAAAGGTTCCCCAATGTTAAAAACTGACATTGAAGCACTGAAACGGTGCGAAACTGGCGAAGAAAGCACAGCATTGCACATATTTCctacaaacaaacaagtaaACGAATACAACATTCAGCAGCTAATCAAAATTTGTCCTGAATATATCGAGATAGGTGCTCAGGATTTtgtacttaataaaaaaaacgggaaACTTGAGTTAAAAAGTCGACATCACGCTAACGCTAATGACACATGTTTGGCAGAAAAGTTATTGTTGGGAAAAGATGCACGCGTAATGTTGTGTAAGAACGTGGACGTTACTGATGGTCTGGTTAATGGCGTATGTGGAACTGTAACACATATTGTTACTTCTCCGAATGAGAGGTTTCCTCAAAAAGTGTATGTGAAATTTGATGATGATCAAGTTGGTGCACAGAGGAGGAAACAATCTGCAGGTTCCAATCCATCTGTTTCAATGGGTTCCACTGCTGTTGAACCAGAGGAAGAACGGGTCACAAAACAAGGTGGTTTGCGCCGACAATTTCCTCTTAAACTTGCCTGGGCTTGCACAATACATAAAGTACAAGGAATTACAGTTGACAAAGTTGTAGTGTCCctcaaaaaagtattttctgcaGGACAGGCATATGTGGCTCTAAGTCGTGTTACCAGTCTGCCCGGGTTGGTAATTCAAGATTTTGAAGATAAAGCTCTCTATTGCAAGGATAACATTAAGGATGCAATTGAGAGTATGCCCAAATTCCTGgttgaaaacatgacaaaacccAATCTCAACACGCATACTTTTTCTGTGTTTATGATGAATGTGCAAAATTTGCCTTGTCATGTTGCAGATTTAGTATTGCGCACACAGCATTTGCAGCTTAACTGTATTGCTGTTACAGAAACATGGCTACCTGATGCTTTTTCATTGGAAACCGTGAAAATTGATGGTTACAGTTTTCATAGCGCACCACGCAGTTTGGCATACAGTGGCAACAACCCCACTTTGGTTGctttgcaacaacaacaacatggtgGTGTTGGCATGTATGTTGAACACAATACAGAATATCACATTCTCAAACTACCAAATGTCAATTTGGAGTGTTTGGCTTACCAATGTgttacatacaacatattggtGGCAATCATTTATCGACCACCATCATatcccatgtttttatttaaagaaaattttGGCAAGTTACTTGATTGGCTCGATCCTCTCAGTAACACAATTGCGATCATGGGAGATTTTAATGAAGACCTTCTGAAATCATCCACAATCCACAAATTGGTAACAGACAAAGGATACACTCAGCTTGTCACACAACCCACAACAGAAAAAGGTACACTAATTGATCATGTGTATGTTAAAACAACAAATTATGATGTACAATCAATTGTGTTACCGACGTATTTCAGTGATCACGAAGGGGTTTTATGTTCGTTTACAAGTAAATGA